In Flavivirga abyssicola, the following are encoded in one genomic region:
- a CDS encoding RagB/SusD family nutrient uptake outer membrane protein, which yields MKNILNFFFSLCILLVVSSCTDDLNTEPKVELSLDELLAQDPNAVEGIVSRLYASFALSGVQGPDKSDISDNAGESPFLRGIINLQDFTADGMKNRWGDDGLDQLTTTSDWDENNKFFRYLFNRVYFTIPQCNNLLAVANNISIENKESVIAEVRFLRALAYYYLIDTFGKGVLATEENFGDSAPLPEASRAELFAFVEAELIEVEANLPATNSYGRASKAAGQMLLAKLYMNAEVYVGTSRYDDALVLINKVIDEGGFSLAPNFVSLFSADNDTSPEIIFPLIADADTSQSFGNTTYIVNGSLSTETMVLADFGANDGWTGHRATKAWYGLYGDLGTSTDDRASLFWTTGHNFEMADYREWTDGYPSVKFRNTNFNGASTVTAFSGTDFPLFRLADTYLMYAECTLRGASGGAMNTALQYVNAVRSRSNASTITQSELTLDFLIDERGRELNLEGHRRSDLIRFGMFTGNSYIWPWKGNVAGGTSIPDSYRLFPIPLAAMQANPNLTQNPGF from the coding sequence ATGAAAAATATTTTAAACTTCTTTTTTAGCTTATGCATACTTCTTGTAGTTTCAAGTTGTACAGATGATCTAAATACAGAACCTAAAGTAGAATTATCTTTAGACGAGTTATTAGCACAAGATCCAAATGCAGTAGAAGGTATTGTATCCAGGCTTTATGCCTCTTTTGCGTTGTCTGGCGTACAAGGGCCTGATAAGTCTGATATTAGTGATAATGCAGGGGAATCTCCTTTTCTAAGAGGAATAATAAATCTTCAAGACTTTACTGCAGATGGTATGAAAAACCGTTGGGGTGATGATGGTCTAGACCAGCTTACTACGACTTCCGATTGGGATGAAAACAATAAATTTTTCAGATACTTATTCAATAGAGTTTATTTTACAATTCCGCAGTGTAATAACCTACTTGCTGTTGCAAATAATATAAGTATTGAAAACAAGGAATCTGTCATTGCAGAGGTACGATTTTTAAGAGCCCTAGCCTATTACTATCTAATAGATACTTTTGGAAAAGGTGTTTTGGCTACGGAAGAAAACTTTGGAGATTCTGCACCACTTCCTGAAGCTTCAAGAGCAGAGTTGTTTGCTTTTGTTGAAGCAGAATTAATAGAAGTAGAAGCTAATTTACCAGCTACAAACTCTTACGGTAGAGCTTCTAAAGCAGCTGGACAAATGCTATTGGCAAAACTTTACATGAATGCTGAAGTGTATGTAGGTACATCAAGATATGATGATGCTCTCGTTTTAATTAATAAAGTAATTGATGAAGGTGGCTTTAGTCTTGCTCCAAATTTTGTAAGTCTTTTTTCGGCAGATAATGATACATCTCCAGAAATAATATTCCCTTTAATTGCAGATGCAGACACAAGTCAAAGTTTTGGAAATACCACATATATTGTTAACGGAAGTTTAAGTACAGAAACGATGGTACTTGCAGACTTTGGAGCTAATGATGGCTGGACCGGGCACAGAGCCACTAAAGCATGGTATGGTCTATATGGAGATCTAGGAACTTCAACTGATGATAGAGCTAGTTTGTTCTGGACAACAGGACACAACTTCGAAATGGCAGATTACAGAGAATGGACAGATGGATATCCTTCTGTTAAATTTAGAAATACAAACTTTAACGGTGCTTCTACAGTTACAGCCTTTTCCGGTACAGATTTCCCGCTATTTAGATTAGCTGATACTTACTTAATGTATGCAGAGTGTACACTTAGAGGAGCTTCAGGAGGCGCTATGAATACTGCGCTACAATATGTAAATGCTGTAAGATCACGCTCGAATGCCAGTACCATTACACAATCAGAATTAACACTGGATTTTTTAATTGACGAACGTGGCAGAGAACTAAACCTAGAAGGTCACAGAAGAAGCGACTTAATTCGTTTTGGAATGTTTACAGGTAATAGTTATATCTGGCCTTGGAAAGGAAATGTTGCCGGAGGAACTTCAATTCCTGATAGTTATAGATTATTTCCTATTCCATTAGCTGCTATGCAAGCAAATCCAAATTTAACCCAAAACCCAGGGTTCTAA